AGTCCCAATAGCTTACAGTGTTGCACTAGTGTTTGTAtaggtatttatttttaacatgttctttgTCTTGTATTTTAACTGCACTTAACAGACTAGCCACCTGTAACTTTGTCACACAGTCTCATGTTTAATTACAACAAAGTGTTCTATTCTGTTGTAGAGTTGTCCCGATTCcaatatttagaaaagtaccaaaaagtatctgtGGGAGGAggttgtgattagcgcactgTAGAAACAAAAGGTCCCCGCCTCAgtcaatggtgttgagggcggagcaccatcgacTAGGGGCGGAGCATGTGCGGGACGGTgagacgcagctggcaggtgattagattttgcaggtggtacgtgttaatctaatcatctgttctcttaaacagtgagcggccagcggaggagagAGGTGGGAGAAACTGGAGAGACAGACACCTGAAAAGATTGTACTGTAAATAATACATTGAATCACATGGTGATTAAAGGCTTGGTGAAACGGCACAACTGACTCCTGATGTGATATCCggggaacgggtagggaacgacctctacagtatcgaaatacattttgaaatacatactatttgttcatttactgttaatatctgctagtGATGGgtcgatgaggcctcatgaagcgtttcgacacattgcaaaactgtattgatactgtgtcgatactgtgtcactaaatactgacatctgctggacattacaaatccctacaggcaacctatgggccgactcaactgacactgattttatgacctagtatatacaataatataaaccaagtcattgtatttcatttaggattatttcatatcttcatttaaataaaaatatatttttatcttttttagatacagtcaataaataatgtgaacatgtatcgtgactaggatggtagaaggtggggtttgaaccccagtaaccagcaactctccgattgctggcacggccactctaccgactTCGCCACGGCGTCATTCCTGTAACCTTATCtaataacagtagtgatgggtctcacaacacagatgcatcggcgcatgcgtcgagcagctcatagagcgaaaccctgtgtcggtgcgcgtaccgcttttagaaagtcacgtgaccgatcatgagctgctttggtcacgtgaccgatcatgagctgctttggtcacgtgaccgatacgcgaactgtatcgcactgacgcctcctctgtgccctgtgagccacgttccctctaaggtgcgcgcctgcgcaattgcgcagtgctcaagcgtcctccgcgcacaccgtgcgccgcacagccaatatatgccgcgcaccaaatcaaacccatctgaattctaaacaaattaaacacatttattctgtgtaattttgaaatgcaactttgagtgacagtgacaacaagcggccctaacggtgttcgtcaacaactaagcgtttaaggccacacaaaaagtcggacaactcaaacaccacacaaagttacactatgactcctcagtcatacgtgtgcttatttttctgtcatttattattaatattaatttattgatattaatcatggaatgctgttagtcaataaataatgtgaacatgtatcagaacagtggttctcaaccttttttcagtgatgtaccccctgtgaaattttttttaattcaagtaccccctaatcagagcaaagcatttttggttgaaaaaaagagataaagaagtcaaatacagcactatgtcatcagtttctgatttagtaaattgtataacagtgcaaaatattgctcatttgtagtggtctttcttgaactatttggaaaaaaatatataaaaataactaaaaacttgttaaaaaataaacaagtgattcaattataaataaagatttctacacatagaagtaatcatcaacttaaagtgccctctttggggattgtaatagagatccaactggattcatgaacttaattctaaacatttcttcacaaaaaaatacatctttaacatcaatggGACATGTCCACAAATTTttttagctgtcaacactgaatattgcattgtaatgtatggaatagcctacttgatttgatgtccagtttatgaacttacattcatattttgttgaagtattattcaataaatatatttataaatgatttttgaattgttgctatttttagaatattttaaaagattaagattaagattaaagtaccaatgattgtcacacacacactaggtgtggtgaaatttgtcctctgcatttgtcccatccccttggggagcagtgggcagcagcggcgccgcgcccgggaatcattttggtgatttaacccccaactccaacccatgttgctgagtgccaagcagggaggttatgggtcccatttttatagtctttggtatgactcggctgggatttgaactccaacctaccgaaaaaatctcacgtaccccttggcataccttcaagtacccccaggggtacgcgtacccccatttgagaaccactgtatcagaacatggaaatctaagagaatgtgTTGTAAATgatgatgcttgtggactgggatttttttttttttttacatatttttattcaaaaaaaccaGTTTTTCCAAAGTATTAAATTTTAAGCGATTTCTCTTTTTGGTTATAATTTCTCCAGCTGTAGAAaatacccgctcacagggcacagatgAGGCGGGAGTGCAGAGGAAATGAAGAGATAGCTGGAAGAGGTTTGGGAAGGTGGTCTTCTGTTGGTCCCATTATTTTAATGGGTCCTGGGACCTAGCTACATTTCCCTCTGCCAGGTACCGTTGGACCTCTTGTATGGCATCTACAGTAGAGTTTTTTGTCTGCCTTCCCACTTCCATATCCAGATGTTTCCAAAGGTtatcttaaaaacaaaaaatatgcattttattacatgatttcaaacaacaacaaacaaataatgctgaataaatgcctGAAGTGGGTGCAGACAGCTGTTCTGCAGATGGTCCTGGCAGGGGCTCATTTGTGTGTCCCATGACAGACGCACATTCGGAGCGTAGGCGAACGATGGCGTCATTTAATTTAAAAGAACTGCGGAACCCGAGTGATTTATATCTGGGGTCAAGAAGTGTTGCTAGGGTCAACACACTTAATGACTCCAGGTTGGAAGCAGTGTCTGTGACTCGACGCTTCAAATTTTCATGGAGGTGTTTGGCTGCCTGTGTTTGCAATGTTGAAGCACTATGCTCTAGTGCAAGGTACAGCATTTTCATCATCGGGATGACCTTTGACCCTGACACTCGCCTCTCCTCAGACAACTCCACTGTGGCTTGATGGAAAGGAGCAAGCACAATAAGTGTTTCTCCTACGATGTTAAACTCATCAGCTGTAAGTGGAGTCAAATCTGTTTTTAGAGAGGCCAGAGATACCCACACTGACTCCTTCTCATCATGTAGCCTTGACAGCATTTCATATGTGCTATTCCAGCGTGTTGCCACCTCATTGATGAGTTTCAGGGTTGGCCGTCCCATCTGTTGCTGCACTTGAGCAAGCTTTTCCTTAGCTGTAGTGCTCGATCTGAAGTATGTGACAATGTGCCTAGCTTTGTGTCTGATGGATGCAAGTGTGGGGATCTGGTCACATGATTTTCTAACTAATAAATTAAGACTATGTGCAATGCAAATTGAGTGTCGAATTTGGAGCTGTCTAGTGGATGCAATCATGTTTGGTGCTGCGTCGGTCACAAAACACTTTACTTTATTAGTTATGGCCCAGTCTGCCATCATGTCCCTTTTGACCTGGGCCAAATTGTCAGCAGTGTGACTTTGTGGAAAGTATTGCACACCCAACACAGATGTACACAACTGCAAATTATCATTTATGTAGTGGCAGGTAAGAGCCAAGTAAGCCTCCATGTTTACAGATGTCCACATGTCAGCTGTTATACTCACTGCCACAGCTTGCTGTACTTCCAATTTCACTCGTTCCCGTTCCTCCTCATATTTTGTCACCAGCATTTTTTTGATGGTCTGAAAATAACACCAAGTCAAACCAAAAGCAACTCAacgtatttaatttaaatattaaataaattggaTGTATCAACTACAACTTTAGATCATTTCCACACAAACCTTTCTGGTAGGCAAAACATATGATGGCTCAAGGACCTGCACCAGTTCCCTGAACCCTTCACTCTCCACAATGCTGAGGGGCTGGCAGTCCTTCACAATGAAGTTCAGCAGAGCCTCATCCAGCATCTGCTTTCTGGTAGCTTGATGGTTAAAAATGAGATAAAGAAGAAGGGAATTAATTCTCAAAAAATAAACTGAGTAAGTTGTAGAATGGCTGTATACCTGAGTTTATCCTGGGTGTCTCTGGAACTTCATTTTCATGCCTGGCCCTATGATGCCTCAGCATTGAGGAGGTGGATTTGTTTATGTACGACAATTCTGTCGAACAAATGCGACatttaacctgcagaaaatatgaaTAGTAAACTAAGAATCATTTTGAAGAGATTTTGAATTCTAATAGATCAAGTGGAAACTTTGAGAGAAGAGGATGAAACGAGAAGGAAATAAACACCAATACCTTATTATCCGGTATTTGATCAAAATAGTCCCAAACGGCGGAATTTTTTCTTTTTCCCTGAGGCTGCTCCATGATCGACgacgataaatgataaatggccaACAAGAGAAGTGCGCCGATTCTGTTGCCAGGTGCATCTCGTTGACAGATGCGCCGCTTCcttataaacacagtttggcgcgcacgcgtcagtgcgatacagttcgcgtattggTCACGTGTCCGGAACAGCTCATGAGCAGTCACGTGAtaagaacagctcatgagcggtcacgtgaccaaaacagctcgtgttcggtcacgtgactttctaaaagcgatacgcgcaccgacacagggtatcgctctatgagctcgacgcatgcgccgatgcatctgtgttgccggacccatcactaatatctgcttattttccatttcaacatgttctagctacacttctgttaaaattgtataatcactttttcttctgttgtttgatactttacattagttttggattaaTAAATTAGGTATCGaccagataccaagtagttacaggatcataaattggtcatattcaaagtcctcatgtgtccagggacatatttcttgagtttataaacataatatgaatttttttgaaaagaaaaaagattgtgtgacgataaaaaatatcagtgtaatcatagtagtaactactagatacactcttgtacttcgtatcattacagtggatgttagatgtagagccacccatggcatttgtttaccttccggggtgctagcttgctattagctattgtatcctcctagggtgtgtagtgaagcatgtttagctattcctcgtcctccagtgataatggtacttgtaggaaatgtactttatttgtcgccatggaggccaggattagtgatttagaagtatctaaaacactgctgactgtggatggacgttagttGCTaggtagctagccatgttttaaagcacctcttcctgaggatgtttcagtgttataacttcacctttatctttactttttacaccaaagtgcatccgttctcccttttctgtctacacactgtgtctgcttgtaagtactatgtgtgtgcgcgctgccgaacatgttcCTCTGCGCGTAAAACCaggaatgtcacgacgtgacggcgCGCCGTCATACCCGTTAAAAAGAAAACACATGGGGAActagtacttttcaaacagagtatagtaccgtttttgatccattagtaccacggtactatactagtaccggtatgccgtacaaGCCTAGTATGTTCTATTCTATGTTTTGGAAGGCTCTTATCTACAGTTTGACAAACACTCCAAGCCTGAAAAACCAATCTGGTTCAATTCTCTAATTGGTGCTCGGACTCATctggtgccaaaatgtgtgtttCAGATGTCCTTGAAGAGATCCAAGCACCTGTGTGATCAAAACATGGTAACGACTGCTTCTGGACCACAGCATCCACAAGTAGAATATGTAATTCGGTCATGCCGCAACATTTGACTCCAGACTTTAGCCCAGAAAATAAATACCCTTAAAAGCGGAGACGGTGGCTGCAAAGAGATCCGCTACATATTATTGGCCCGTGCAAACCGCTCAGATCATGTTTTTTAATCACATCTCCCCACCAGCGGGCCATTAAGTGGTGGATCGCGCTGCAATGTGCGCGCGGTGCATTCGGGATGCATTGTATTGCGTGGGATTTTTCCATGGCTAAATTTCCCCTCCCTATTCCCTCTCGTTAACGGTAACAGCTTGAGAGTGGATGACCTGCCAGATGTTTGTAATCTCACACTGACTCAGATAAAGGGAACATAGGAGGGGATTATAAATGCTGACAGTAGAGAGAGTACTAGATCCCTCTATAATCGCCAATAGATTGCAATTGTCC
This genomic interval from Entelurus aequoreus isolate RoL-2023_Sb linkage group LG06, RoL_Eaeq_v1.1, whole genome shotgun sequence contains the following:
- the LOC133651550 gene encoding E3 SUMO-protein ligase ZBED1-like, coding for MLRHHRARHENEVPETPRINSATRKQMLDEALLNFIVKDCQPLSIVESEGFRELVQVLEPSYVLPTRKTIKKMLVTKYEEERERVKLEVQQAVAVSITADMWTSVNMEAYLALTCHYINDNLQLCTSVLGVQYFPQSHTADNLAQVKRDMMADWAITNKVKCFVTDAAPNMIASTRQLQIRHSICIAHSLNLLVRKSCDQIPTLASIRHKARHIVTYFRSSTTAKEKLAQVQQQMGRPTLKLINEVATRWNSTYEMLSRLHDEKESVWVSLASLKTDLTPLTADEFNIVGETLIVLAPFHQATVELSEERRVSGSKVIPMMKMLYLALEHSASTLQTQAAKHLHENLKRRVTDTASNLESLSVLTLATLLDPRYKSLGFRSSFKLNDAIVRLRSECASVMGHTNEPLPGPSAEQLSAPTSGIYSALFVCCCLKSCNKMHIFCF